The Esox lucius isolate fEsoLuc1 chromosome 5, fEsoLuc1.pri, whole genome shotgun sequence genome includes a region encoding these proteins:
- the vstm4b gene encoding V-set and transmembrane domain-containing protein 4 yields the protein MKGSSVVTILLLKAFIGEVCQAINVTVTPSPFLVAQEGENVTLTCLVSQRRRSASLPVVKWTFLPEHSSSDEELLIARVNMRKARFYGNYTKSFPWPKLKLTVVKQGKIFDLLIMNISAQDRGLYICRVQEFRKHQNRWKASSNSTAATELRVHVLPATKVKESLWSVLEDVYLCAVLICCVGLLCMCMFTVVVTCQHLQRKKRLKDNYNLVKSPQNSSGETVTSLVSVSPALPKKQRRYRKRRSKEQSEVPPEIPAKAPIADKIRKPKLLKAQPRKVVLPKIAEESLTYAELELVRPLPETKASCTGTVYAQILFEERQV from the exons ATGAAGGGCTCTTCAGTGGTCACGATTCTCCTGCTTAAAGCATTCATTGGAG AAGTGTGCCAGGCAATCAATGTCACCGTTACCCCTTCTCCTTTCTTGGTGGCCCAGGAGGGTGAAAACGTCACGTTGACCTGCCTGGTGTCCCAGAGACGTCGCTCTGCTAGCCTTCCCGTGGTCAAATGGACCTTCCTGCCCGAACACTCCTCCAGCGACGAGGAGCTCCTCATCGCCCGAGTCAACATGAGAAAGGCTAGGTTCTATGGGAACTACACCAAGAGCTTTCCCTGGCCTAAGCTGAAGCTAACAGTGGTCAAGCAGGGGAAGATTTTTGACCTGCTCATTATGAACATCTCAGCGCAGGACCGAGGACTCTACATATGCCGGGTGCAGGAGTTCAGGAAGCACCAGAACCGATGGAAGGCGTCGTCGAACTCTACAGCCGCTACAGAGCTTAGAG TACACGTCCTACCAGCGACCAAGGTCAAAGAGAGCCTATGGAGTGTGTTAGAAG ACGTTTACCTGTGCGCTGTGCTCATCTGCTGTGTCGGCCTGCTATGCATGTGTATGTTCACGGTGGTGGTGACCTGCCAGCACTTACAGAGGAAAAAGAGGTTAAAAG ACAACTACAATCTGGTGAAGAGCCCACAGAACAG TTCAGGGGAGACAGTGACCAGTCTAGTCAGTGTGTCTCCTGCCCTGCCCAAAAAGCAGAGGAGGTACAGGAAGAGACGGAGCAAAGAGCAGTCGGAGGTGCCACCAGAGATCCCAGCTAAAG CACCCATTGCGGACAAAATCAGAAAACCCAAACTTTTAAAGGCACAGCCGAGGAAGGTGGTTCTG CCGAAGATAGCAGAGGAAAGCCTGACATATGCAGAGCTGGAGCTGGTCAGGCCTCTGCCAGAAACCAAAGCATCATGCACAGGCACTGTGTATGCCCAGATCCTCTTTGAGGAGAGGCAAGTGTAA